The following are from one region of the Mycolicibacterium helvum genome:
- a CDS encoding TetR/AcrR family transcriptional regulator → MTPKPRTGHAYDDGSRRTEILQTAAAAIATSGLRTSLQEIADAAGILPGSLYHHFDSKEAILVELLRRYHEDLDRIANEAQTRLNDPEFHPAFDQIAELSTAIAHCAITHRAALQMSFYEGLSSNHELTALAARRPTALIQSMLETLRAARWSGYLRTDVDLAVLADRIVQTMLQIGLDVMRGNAGPDKSAVLLCQILLEGLATVPPSDEQLDRSAAFLAADAVVRSWTDDADAELDDKAAHVRAVARTEFGKKGYEVTTVRDIASAAGMGTGTVYRLIGSKDQLLASIMQSFGEKVAMGWSEVLRADSTIIEKLDALGWINTNALDRFADEFRIQLAWMRQSPPNTPNPGWLFTKRIRQMKSLLAEGIKSGEISVDSPSNDLLARSVIGVGWIPENILHELGTRASLLCVRDTTLRGVVVT, encoded by the coding sequence ATGACGCCGAAACCGCGCACCGGCCATGCCTACGACGACGGCAGCAGGCGAACCGAGATTCTGCAGACGGCCGCGGCGGCCATTGCCACCTCAGGTCTGCGCACCTCCCTGCAGGAAATCGCCGACGCGGCAGGCATTCTCCCCGGCAGCCTCTACCATCACTTCGACTCGAAGGAAGCGATCCTCGTCGAGCTGCTGCGGCGCTACCACGAGGATCTCGATCGCATTGCCAATGAGGCGCAGACCAGGCTGAACGACCCCGAGTTCCATCCCGCCTTCGATCAGATCGCCGAGTTGTCCACGGCGATCGCGCATTGCGCGATCACCCATCGTGCCGCCTTGCAGATGTCGTTCTATGAAGGCCTAAGCTCCAATCACGAACTGACCGCCCTGGCCGCGCGCCGTCCGACCGCATTGATCCAGTCGATGTTGGAGACGCTGCGGGCGGCGCGGTGGAGCGGATACCTGCGAACCGATGTCGACCTGGCTGTGCTGGCCGACCGGATCGTGCAGACAATGCTGCAAATCGGGCTCGACGTTATGCGCGGCAACGCCGGGCCGGACAAGTCGGCAGTCCTGCTGTGCCAGATCCTTCTCGAAGGCCTCGCCACCGTCCCTCCCAGCGACGAACAGTTGGATCGATCGGCGGCTTTCCTGGCCGCCGACGCGGTTGTCCGGTCGTGGACCGACGACGCGGACGCTGAGCTTGATGACAAGGCCGCCCACGTACGGGCGGTCGCCAGAACAGAATTCGGCAAGAAGGGCTACGAGGTCACGACCGTTCGTGACATCGCATCGGCGGCGGGAATGGGCACCGGCACCGTCTACCGTTTGATCGGATCGAAAGATCAACTGCTGGCCTCGATCATGCAGTCCTTCGGTGAGAAGGTCGCCATGGGATGGTCTGAAGTGCTGCGGGCGGACTCCACGATCATCGAGAAACTGGACGCATTGGGCTGGATCAACACCAATGCTTTGGATCGTTTCGCCGACGAATTCCGGATTCAGCTGGCCTGGATGCGCCAGTCTCCCCCGAACACGCCCAACCCCGGCTGGTTGTTCACCAAACGAATTCGACAGATGAAAAGCCTTCTCGCCGAAGGGATCAAGTCCGGAGAGATCAGCGTCGACAGCCCGTCGAACGATCTGCTGGCGCGTTCGGTGATCGGCGTCGGCTGGATCCCCGAGAACATCCTGCATGAGCTGGGCACCCGCGCGTCACTGTTGTGCGTGCGCGACACCACGCTTCGCGGCGTCGTCGTGACGTGA
- a CDS encoding PQQ-dependent sugar dehydrogenase, which produces MQVRRSVRGVLAVFCATTVVAGSSAGCAKFNNDISQPYTTAPQLAPGPSSTPPPPPPLPPKPFPKACPAPGVMQGCLESTSGLIMGPDSKTALVAERTTGAVKDVSVSAEPKIHTVIPVDPSGDGGLMDIVLSPTYSQDRLMYAYISTPTDNQVIRVADGDIPKPILTGIPKGVTGNSGSLIFTSPTTLVVQTGDAGNPALAADPKSLAGKVIRLEQPTTVHPAPPTTALSGMGPAGGMCIDPTDKSLYITDRSAAGDRLQRISPDAKTTTVWTWPDKPGVAGCAALDGTVLVNLVNAKQTVAVRLAQGTGAVTGEPEVVRQDTHGHAWALQVAPDGNIWGATVNRTAGDAEKLDDVVFPLFPQGGGFPRSNADNT; this is translated from the coding sequence ATGCAGGTACGCCGGTCGGTCCGTGGGGTGCTGGCCGTGTTTTGTGCAACGACGGTCGTGGCAGGGTCCTCCGCAGGTTGCGCGAAGTTCAACAACGACATCTCGCAGCCGTACACCACCGCCCCCCAGCTGGCGCCGGGACCGAGCTCGACCCCGCCACCGCCGCCGCCGTTGCCGCCCAAGCCGTTCCCCAAGGCCTGCCCCGCGCCCGGCGTCATGCAGGGCTGCCTGGAGAGCACCAGCGGACTGATCATGGGTCCCGACAGCAAGACCGCCCTGGTGGCCGAACGGACGACCGGCGCCGTGAAGGACGTGTCCGTCAGCGCCGAGCCGAAGATCCACACCGTGATCCCGGTCGACCCGAGCGGCGACGGCGGGCTGATGGACATCGTGCTGTCCCCCACCTACTCACAGGACCGCCTGATGTACGCCTACATCAGCACGCCCACCGACAACCAGGTGATCCGGGTGGCCGACGGCGACATCCCCAAGCCCATCCTGACCGGTATCCCCAAGGGCGTCACCGGTAATTCCGGCTCGCTGATCTTCACCAGCCCGACAACGCTGGTCGTCCAGACCGGTGACGCCGGCAATCCTGCGCTGGCGGCAGATCCGAAGTCGTTGGCGGGCAAGGTGATCCGCCTTGAGCAGCCCACCACCGTGCACCCGGCGCCGCCGACCACCGCACTATCGGGGATGGGCCCCGCGGGTGGCATGTGCATCGACCCCACCGACAAGTCGCTCTACATCACCGACCGCAGCGCCGCCGGTGATCGCCTACAACGCATCTCACCCGACGCGAAGACCACCACCGTGTGGACATGGCCGGACAAGCCCGGGGTAGCGGGATGCGCTGCGCTGGACGGCACGGTGCTGGTGAACCTGGTCAATGCCAAGCAAACCGTGGCGGTTCGACTCGCGCAGGGAACCGGCGCGGTGACCGGCGAGCCTGAGGTGGTGCGCCAGGACACCCACGGCCACGCCTGGGCGCTGCAAGTGGCACCGGACGGAAACATCTGGGGCGCAACGGTCAACCGCACCGCCGGCGACGCCGAGAAGCTGGACGACGTGGTCTTCCCGCTCTTCCCCCAGGGCGGCGGCTTCCCGCGCAGTAACGCCGACAACACCTGA
- a CDS encoding DoxX family protein has protein sequence MTSQGPDPHWQRPDDSSARPASAQLVDPEDDLPSATYGGDFETTTIPHYGSGLPGSAPSTGYGLLHDPEPLPYVQPHIDPTPSQATPMEIEPIDAEERAKAAGRRGTQDLGLLLLRVVFGAIFIGHGLQKAFGWWGGQGLDGFKTALAEAGYQHAGVLTYVGAGAQILVGVLLILGLFTPLAAAGGVAYLVNSLLTIVSAQRQDGYLAVFGPDGIEYLLVLIAAASAVILVGPGRYGFDGGRGWARRPFIGSFIALLLGIGGGIAAWFFLHGNNPLA, from the coding sequence GTGACGAGTCAAGGCCCCGATCCGCATTGGCAGCGACCCGACGACTCCTCGGCTCGGCCGGCGTCGGCCCAGCTAGTCGACCCCGAAGACGATCTGCCCTCGGCCACCTACGGTGGCGATTTCGAGACCACGACGATTCCCCACTACGGCTCGGGACTGCCGGGCTCGGCGCCGTCGACGGGATACGGCTTGCTGCACGATCCTGAACCGTTGCCGTACGTACAGCCGCATATCGATCCGACTCCGTCGCAGGCCACTCCGATGGAGATCGAGCCCATCGACGCCGAGGAACGCGCGAAGGCCGCGGGTCGCAGGGGCACCCAGGATCTGGGTCTGCTGCTATTGCGGGTCGTCTTCGGTGCGATATTCATCGGTCACGGACTGCAGAAGGCGTTCGGCTGGTGGGGCGGCCAGGGCCTTGACGGTTTCAAGACCGCGCTGGCCGAGGCCGGATACCAGCATGCCGGCGTGCTGACCTATGTCGGTGCCGGCGCCCAGATCCTGGTCGGTGTCCTGCTGATACTCGGCCTGTTCACACCACTGGCCGCCGCCGGTGGAGTGGCCTACCTGGTGAACAGTCTGCTGACGATCGTCTCGGCCCAGCGCCAGGACGGCTATCTCGCGGTCTTCGGCCCCGACGGTATCGAATACCTGCTGGTGCTGATCGCGGCGGCCTCCGCGGTCATTCTGGTCGGCCCGGGCCGCTACGGATTCGACGGCGGACGAGGCTGGGCCCGTCGTCCGTTCATCGGCTCGTTCATCGCGCTGCTACTCGGTATCGGCGGCGGCATCGCGGCGTGGTTCTTCCTGCACGGGAACAACCCGCTGGCATAG
- a CDS encoding PH domain-containing protein — MSSRRTPDASTAKPVVIRMSPMAHFASGFLALCLLVMITMFPTWGAVFMVLPVVASYAIVRFRTVADLETLTARTLLSSRTVSWDEVDGLRFDRSSWARARLRDDSEVLLPAVTFATLPLLSAASGGRVPNPYE, encoded by the coding sequence ATGTCCTCGCGTCGCACACCTGATGCATCCACCGCCAAGCCCGTCGTGATCCGCATGTCGCCGATGGCGCATTTCGCCTCGGGGTTCCTGGCTCTGTGCCTGTTGGTGATGATCACCATGTTCCCCACCTGGGGCGCGGTGTTCATGGTGCTCCCCGTCGTGGCCTCGTACGCGATCGTGCGGTTCCGCACGGTGGCCGACCTGGAGACGCTGACCGCGCGCACCCTGTTGAGCAGCCGCACGGTGAGCTGGGACGAGGTCGACGGCCTGCGTTTCGACCGCAGTTCGTGGGCGCGGGCACGACTGCGCGACGATTCGGAAGTGCTGCTGCCCGCCGTCACGTTCGCGACGCTGCCGCTGCTGTCCGCGGCCAGCGGCGGACGGGTGCCCAATCCTTACGAGTAA